Below is a window of Flavobacterium cyclinae DNA.
TAACATTCCTCTAGGCGCTCAAATGCCATCAGAAAAAACACCCTCAGATATTGTTAGCGCAACTCAAATCACTTCATCGTGTGACTTAAAAGAAAAAGTATATTACTATCATACCATGTGGAATAGACAGGTTAGAAAAATAGATCTTAAATTAATAGATTTTTCAACAATCAAAGAACAAATCATAAATGATGACGAAAATAGAGAAAATACCGTAAAAGACGTTACTCCATTTCAATCAAAAAAGAAAACAAGAAAATAAATTACTATGAAAACATATCTAGCAAAAACAAAAATCCTGAGCAAAGCTCAGGATTTCCTTATTTTATTTCTTTCACCCCTTTTATAAATAACCACTTCATATAGATTTTTTCTCCATCGTGAGTTTTTATAGCTTGAAACTTTGGCGCTAATAATAATGCAACCATAAATGCGGTCAACGGAATCCATATTCCGTTTAAACGAGAAAAGATATTTACTAAATAAAGTGTTGGCATATAAATCACCACAAACCCTAAGAAGTTAAATAAAAATGCTTTTACTTTTTTGCTCATTGTATGTATTGTTTAATTGTTGATCTAATTTCTGAATACTAAAAACTGAACACTGAACACTTACTCTTCAGTATTCAGATACTTACCTTTCTTACTTCCTTCGTACATTTCGTATTTCACCAAGCGTGCTTCTAACTTACCATTGAAAAGTTTAATTTTTCTACTGGGCTTCAAGCCTACGAATTTCAATGCTTCTAAATTGGCAGTGATGAACCAAGCATTCGTATTGGGATAATTTTGTTTTAAGGTATCTCCAATTTCTCTATAAAAACGCTCCATATCAATATCCAAACGCTCTCCGTAAGGCGGATTAAATACCATGTGCAACGGACCTTCGGTTTCTTTTTTAGAATCAAAGAAGTTTTCGTTAGTAATCGTAATGTATTCGTCTAAATTGGCGTTTCTAACATTGTCCTTTGCTTTTGAAACAGCACTTGGCGCTTTATCATATCCCCTAATCGTATAATGAAACTCACGTGTTTTCTTTAATAGTGATTCTAGAATATCGTCAAATAACTCGGCATCCCAATCGTTCCATTTCTCAAAAGCAAATTCTTTACGATTGATGTTTGCTGGAATATTACAAGCAATCATCGCAGCCTCCGCTAAAATAGTTCCAGAACCACACATGGGATCTAAAAAGTGACTCTTCCCTTCCCAACCCGATA
It encodes the following:
- a CDS encoding THUMP domain-containing class I SAM-dependent RNA methyltransferase, with amino-acid sequence MENFKMTAKTFFGFEEILAKELQLLGAQKVEIGTRVVSFMGDKGFMYKANLALRTALKILKPIKTFKAFNDKSLYEGIKKIDWTDYLNEHQTFLVETTLHSEHFNHSQFVALKTKDAIVDQFRELNGKRPSIDKDFPDLQIHVHIDRDTVTVSLDTSGASLHHRGYRSATNIAPINEVLAAGMLILSGWEGKSHFLDPMCGSGTILAEAAMIACNIPANINRKEFAFEKWNDWDAELFDDILESLLKKTREFHYTIRGYDKAPSAVSKAKDNVRNANLDEYITITNENFFDSKKETEGPLHMVFNPPYGERLDIDMERFYREIGDTLKQNYPNTNAWFITANLEALKFVGLKPSRKIKLFNGKLEARLVKYEMYEGSKKGKYLNTEE